In the Chroococcidiopsis sp. SAG 2025 genome, one interval contains:
- a CDS encoding glutamate-5-semialdehyde dehydrogenase, producing MTATQIESHSLSAIARQTRDAARQLAVLSTEAKNRAIEAIAQSLEAQAEEILAANAADCKVAEAEGIAKPLYNRLKLDATKLKDAIAGVRDVGKLPDPVGAVQIHRELDTGLILQRVACPLGVLGVIFEARPDAAIQISLLAIKSGNGVILKGGKEAVRSCEAIVKAIHHGLSQTEINPAVVQLLTTREETMALLRLDEYVDLIIPRGSNSFVRFVQENTRIPVLGHADGICHAYIDKAADIAKAVEITVDAKTHYPAACNAIETLLVHQYIAPEFLPLVARALQERQVELRGDDRTRKILDVAAATETDWTTEYSDLILSIMVVDSLEEAIAHINTYGSRHTEAIVTEEPTTAKTFLVRVDAAGVYHNCSTRFADGFRYGFGAEVGISTHKLPPRGPVGLEGLVTYKYQLTGDGHIAATYTGTNAKSFTHKDL from the coding sequence ATGACTGCCACCCAGATCGAATCCCATTCCCTCAGTGCGATCGCCCGCCAGACTCGCGATGCAGCGCGTCAACTTGCAGTCTTATCTACCGAAGCGAAAAATCGAGCAATTGAAGCGATCGCGCAATCGTTAGAAGCCCAAGCTGAGGAAATTTTGGCAGCAAATGCGGCTGATTGCAAAGTAGCTGAAGCGGAAGGAATTGCCAAACCACTGTACAATCGCCTCAAATTGGATGCAACTAAACTCAAAGATGCGATCGCGGGGGTGCGAGATGTGGGTAAATTACCCGATCCCGTCGGTGCAGTGCAGATTCATCGCGAACTGGATACAGGATTAATTCTTCAGCGCGTTGCTTGTCCTCTGGGAGTATTAGGTGTCATCTTTGAAGCTAGACCCGATGCAGCGATTCAAATCTCCCTATTGGCAATCAAATCAGGAAATGGTGTCATCCTCAAAGGTGGTAAGGAAGCCGTGCGATCTTGCGAGGCGATCGTCAAAGCGATCCACCACGGACTTTCTCAAACAGAAATTAACCCAGCCGTAGTCCAATTGCTGACAACGCGAGAAGAGACAATGGCGCTGTTGCGATTAGATGAATATGTCGATCTGATTATTCCAAGGGGTTCTAACTCTTTCGTGCGCTTCGTACAAGAAAATACCCGCATTCCTGTTTTAGGTCATGCAGATGGTATCTGTCACGCTTACATAGATAAAGCAGCTGATATTGCCAAGGCAGTAGAGATTACTGTTGATGCCAAAACCCATTATCCCGCTGCTTGCAATGCCATAGAAACTCTATTAGTACATCAATATATTGCCCCTGAATTTCTACCGTTAGTTGCCCGTGCGTTACAAGAACGTCAGGTAGAATTGCGCGGTGACGATCGCACTCGCAAAATTCTCGATGTAGCCGCAGCGACAGAAACAGATTGGACGACGGAATACAGCGATTTGATTTTGTCAATAATGGTGGTAGATTCTCTAGAAGAAGCGATCGCCCACATCAATACTTATGGATCGCGTCATACAGAGGCGATCGTCACTGAAGAGCCGACAACGGCAAAAACATTTTTAGTCCGAGTCGATGCAGCAGGAGTTTATCATAACTGTTCGACTCGCTTTGCTGATGGCTTCCGTTACGGCTTTGGTGCAGAAGTTGGCATCAGCACCCACAAATTACCACCCCGTGGTCCTGTTGGTTTAGAAGGATTAGTTACATATAAATACCAGCTTACAGGCGACGGACACATCGCTGCTACCTACACGGGGACGAATGCTAAATCTTTCACTCACAAAGATTTATAG
- a CDS encoding DUF427 domain-containing protein produces the protein MAHPQRIQPAAGQESVWDYPRPPRLEDVNKQIQIIFNGVEIANTRHAKRVLETSHPPVYYIPPSDIKMEYLVRTPNSSFCEWKGRAGYYTIVVGDKQAENVAWFYPDPTPSFASIKDYVAFYAHVMDACYVDGEKVQPQPGNFYGGWITNDIVGPFKGVPGSWGW, from the coding sequence ATGGCGCATCCTCAACGCATTCAACCTGCTGCTGGTCAAGAATCAGTCTGGGATTACCCCAGACCTCCTCGATTGGAGGATGTTAACAAGCAGATTCAAATTATTTTCAATGGCGTAGAAATTGCCAATACTCGCCATGCCAAGCGCGTACTCGAAACCAGCCATCCCCCGGTTTACTATATCCCTCCTAGCGATATTAAAATGGAGTACCTCGTCAGAACACCCAATTCGAGTTTTTGCGAATGGAAAGGTCGAGCGGGATATTACACTATTGTTGTCGGCGACAAACAGGCTGAGAATGTAGCTTGGTTTTATCCCGACCCAACGCCAAGTTTTGCCTCAATTAAGGATTATGTAGCTTTTTATGCCCATGTCATGGATGCTTGCTATGTCGATGGGGAAAAAGTACAGCCTCAACCAGGTAACTTTTATGGCGGCTGGATTACGAACGATATTGTGGGACCATTTAAAGGCGTTCCTGGTAGTTGGGGTTGGTAA
- a CDS encoding SulP family inorganic anion transporter: MGIREGIKNKRPFTRGVTNDFLASIVVFLVALPLCMGIAIASGVPPARGLITGIIGGMVVNIFSGSPLQVSGPAAGLAVVVAELIQEYGIEMLGPVLLLAGLMQWLAGAFKLGQIFRAMSPAVIYGMLAGIGVLIFASQFHVAIDDKPHTHGLDNLLAIPASIQKAVFPPTGSNHHIAALIAIATIATIILWDKFKPKFLRLLPGALIGVVLTTAIATSLRLPIQYVNVPGNLLEAVQLPQPAGLFRLLHAPLILEALAIAFIASAESLLSAVAVDRLHSGERTDFDKELSAQGIGNMICGALGALPMTGVIARSSVNVEAGGKTRLSAILHGIWILILVVAAPGLLRMIPTSSLAAILLVTGIKLIEIEHIRKLQFYGKAPLVIFFATFIGIVVTDLLSGVLIGIVLTAMTLLYKMSRLNIHMQRDDNQPRIDIYLEGAATFIRLPKLAAALEQLPPQKELHVHLDKLAYIDHSSMDLISMWTKQQEQMGSTVIMQWDGLEDRFRKPFLPGRRAIAA, from the coding sequence ATGGGAATTCGGGAAGGCATCAAAAACAAACGCCCTTTCACTCGCGGCGTAACCAATGATTTTCTTGCCTCAATTGTCGTCTTTCTTGTCGCTCTGCCTTTGTGTATGGGGATCGCGATCGCCTCTGGAGTACCACCAGCAAGGGGCTTGATTACGGGCATTATCGGCGGGATGGTAGTCAATATTTTTTCGGGTTCCCCCTTACAGGTAAGCGGACCTGCTGCCGGACTAGCAGTAGTCGTTGCGGAACTGATTCAAGAATACGGGATCGAAATGTTAGGTCCGGTGTTGCTGCTCGCAGGTTTAATGCAATGGCTAGCGGGAGCGTTCAAACTAGGGCAAATCTTTCGTGCCATGTCCCCAGCTGTAATTTATGGAATGCTAGCAGGAATCGGCGTGTTAATTTTTGCCTCTCAATTCCATGTTGCCATTGATGACAAACCCCACACCCACGGTTTAGACAATTTGCTTGCTATTCCCGCTTCAATTCAAAAAGCAGTTTTCCCCCCTACTGGCAGCAACCACCATATTGCCGCGCTCATTGCGATCGCCACCATCGCCACAATTATCTTGTGGGACAAGTTTAAACCCAAATTTTTACGATTATTACCAGGAGCGCTAATTGGTGTAGTTTTAACCACGGCGATCGCCACTTCGCTACGACTACCGATCCAGTATGTCAACGTCCCTGGCAATTTATTAGAAGCAGTACAATTACCGCAACCTGCTGGATTATTTCGCTTGCTACACGCACCGCTGATTTTAGAAGCATTAGCGATCGCCTTTATTGCCAGTGCCGAAAGTTTACTCTCTGCTGTTGCCGTAGACCGCTTGCACTCAGGTGAGAGAACGGATTTTGATAAAGAACTTTCCGCGCAGGGAATTGGCAATATGATTTGCGGCGCGCTGGGGGCGTTACCAATGACAGGGGTAATTGCTCGCAGTTCGGTCAACGTTGAAGCAGGCGGAAAAACAAGATTATCGGCAATCCTGCATGGTATCTGGATACTAATCTTAGTTGTTGCTGCTCCTGGCTTGTTGCGGATGATTCCCACCTCTAGCTTAGCGGCGATTCTATTGGTGACAGGTATCAAGCTGATCGAGATCGAACACATCCGCAAGTTGCAATTTTACGGGAAAGCTCCCCTCGTCATTTTCTTCGCTACCTTTATTGGCATTGTTGTCACAGATCTGCTCTCAGGTGTATTGATTGGCATCGTTTTAACAGCAATGACACTGCTGTACAAAATGTCTCGCTTAAATATCCATATGCAACGAGACGACAACCAACCTCGAATCGATATCTACTTAGAGGGAGCAGCAACATTTATTCGGTTGCCTAAACTAGCAGCAGCTTTAGAACAGTTGCCACCTCAAAAAGAACTGCACGTTCACTTAGACAAGCTGGCTTACATCGACCACTCCAGCATGGACTTGATCTCGATGTGGACAAAGCAACAAGAGCAAATGGGAAGCACGGTGATTATGCAGTGGGACGGTTTAGAAGACCGCTTCCGCAAACCGTTCTTACCTGGGCGGCGGGCGATCGCTGCTTGA
- a CDS encoding DUF4090 family protein yields MSTETSLDNTLGADAVDRAIADGIDLDGSPIPPVKLELYHQVMALEAGRQRSGVSNTMRSRIVRIGAKHIPQAELNQMLLDAGFAPLKDKEVAFYYGNK; encoded by the coding sequence ATGTCTACGGAAACGTCACTAGATAACACTTTGGGAGCGGATGCTGTCGATCGCGCGATCGCGGATGGGATCGATTTAGATGGCTCCCCAATTCCTCCCGTCAAGTTGGAACTTTACCATCAAGTCATGGCGCTAGAAGCAGGAAGACAGCGCAGTGGCGTGTCAAATACGATGCGATCGCGGATCGTGCGCATCGGTGCGAAGCACATCCCCCAAGCGGAACTCAACCAAATGTTACTCGACGCTGGTTTTGCTCCTCTTAAGGATAAGGAAGTCGCTTTTTATTACGGGAATAAATAG
- a CDS encoding calcium-binding protein codes for MSELEIDASREERIDMEVVVDAYDEEERRLGWYYYLDNKVNFPFNAIWISEERPIDSEDEIEIEGEEVEVIGMASEEECQDDMYVEIVYQEEGTEDTFAVPLYDVVPMEVDDDTLEAIEDWYYWVERGYEW; via the coding sequence ATGTCCGAGTTGGAAATCGACGCAAGCAGAGAAGAAAGAATCGACATGGAAGTTGTCGTTGATGCTTATGACGAAGAGGAGCGGCGACTAGGTTGGTATTACTATCTCGATAACAAAGTTAATTTTCCTTTCAACGCCATTTGGATTTCAGAAGAGCGTCCGATTGATTCGGAAGATGAAATAGAAATCGAAGGTGAAGAAGTCGAAGTTATCGGAATGGCATCAGAAGAAGAATGCCAAGACGATATGTATGTAGAAATTGTTTATCAAGAAGAAGGTACGGAAGATACTTTTGCCGTACCTTTATATGATGTCGTACCAATGGAAGTTGATGACGACACGTTAGAAGCGATCGAAGATTGGTACTATTGGGTCGAGCGCGGCTATGAGTGGTAA
- a CDS encoding O-acetyl-ADP-ribose deacetylase: MLDKITVIQGDITQLQVDAIVNAANNSLLGGGGVDGAIHRAAGSQLLAECRQLRGCATGAAKITQGYNLPAKWVIHTVGPVWEGGDRGEDKLLASCYRSSLTLAVQHEIKTIAFPAISTGVYRFPIDRAAQIAVSEVQAFFSTNDSISQVILVCFSQSTCDRFLKALHQSVTSDQ, translated from the coding sequence ATGCTAGACAAAATTACGGTGATTCAAGGTGACATTACTCAGTTGCAGGTGGATGCGATCGTCAATGCTGCAAATAATTCACTGTTGGGTGGTGGCGGTGTAGATGGGGCAATTCATCGCGCGGCTGGCTCCCAGTTGTTAGCAGAATGTCGTCAGTTAAGGGGGTGTGCCACAGGTGCAGCTAAAATTACTCAAGGGTATAACTTACCCGCCAAGTGGGTGATTCATACTGTTGGTCCAGTTTGGGAAGGCGGCGATCGCGGTGAGGATAAACTTTTAGCAAGTTGTTATCGTAGTAGCTTGACTTTAGCAGTGCAACATGAAATTAAAACCATTGCTTTTCCCGCTATCAGCACGGGTGTGTATCGCTTTCCTATCGATCGCGCCGCACAAATTGCTGTGAGCGAAGTTCAGGCTTTTTTTTCTACCAATGATTCGATCTCGCAAGTAATTCTTGTTTGTTTTAGTCAATCGACATGCGATCGCTTTCTTAAGGCATTGCATCAATCAGTGACCAGTGACCAGTGA
- a CDS encoding phosphoenolpyruvate carboxylase produces MTSLLHSHDEALTISTSPFDLFLRQRLQTVEELWESVLKQECGQELVNLLAQLRDLCSSEGQAIDEQISEVVQLISQLELNEAIRAARAFALYFQLINIVEQHYEQRQQLSISRALHQKAAKQLHQTPQTTSTINGHPTADVNRDPGVELLEKNWHATQQQQKQGTFHTLFPHLRQMNVPPQHIQRLIDQLDVRLVFTAHPTEIVRSTIRDKQRRLAKLLQQLDRIEESTGSIEGANPWEAEALREQLTEEIRLWWRTDELHQFKPAVLDEVEYALHYFKEVLFEQIPLLNHRFKHALAAAFPRLRPPSNNFCKFGSWVGSDRDGNPSVTPQVTWQTACYQRQLVLEKYIHSVKRLTNLLSISLHWSDVLPDLLESLEQDRLQMNEVYEALALRYRQEPYRLKLAYILKRLENTFERNARLYNKNLRKQEIQEENVTTAVYKSGLDFLAELRLIQRNLSETGLNCRELDSLICQVEIYDFNLAHLDIRQESSRHAHAFNEVLEYLQILPQSYNELSEAERVKWLSGELQTRRPLIPAELPFSEKTNEAIETLRVVRLLQQEFGVQVCQSYIISMSRDLSDLLEVLLLAKEAGLYDPATGIGTIQVVPLFETVEDLQRAPSIMQQLFELTFYRALLAGGYEAIKGESVEAGLETRPYGSREPGKRAEGAGGENHTNSTPIVHAPLTTHHVSLTPHLQEVMLGYSDSNKDSGFLSSNWEIHKAQKALQQVAEQHGVDLRIFHGRGGSVGRGGGPAYEAILAQPGHSINGRIKITEQGEVLASKYSLPELALYNLETISTAVIQASLLRTGFDNIQPWNEILEELAARSRQHYRALIYEQPDFIDFFHQVTPIDEISQLQISSRPARRQGGKKDLSGLRAIPWVFSWTQSRFLLPAWYGVGAALQEFLNEEPEEHLKLLRYFYMKWPFFKMAISKVEMTLAKVDMQIAHHYVKELSKPQDLERFERLFEQILQEFHLTTDLVLSITGHKRLLDGDPVLQQSVQLRSATIVPLGFLQVSLLKRLRQYSNPSTTGIIDSRHSKGELLRGALLTINGIAAGMRNTG; encoded by the coding sequence ATGACTTCGCTCCTCCACTCCCATGATGAAGCTTTGACTATCAGCACCTCTCCCTTTGATTTGTTCTTGAGGCAGCGCCTGCAAACAGTAGAGGAGTTGTGGGAGTCTGTTCTGAAACAAGAATGCGGTCAAGAATTAGTCAATCTCTTGGCGCAATTACGCGATTTATGCTCGTCAGAAGGACAAGCAATCGACGAGCAAATATCGGAAGTCGTTCAATTAATCTCTCAGTTAGAATTGAACGAAGCAATTCGCGCTGCGCGTGCCTTTGCACTCTATTTCCAGTTGATTAACATTGTCGAGCAGCACTACGAGCAACGCCAACAGCTGAGTATCAGTCGCGCTTTGCATCAAAAAGCAGCTAAGCAGTTACATCAAACGCCACAAACCACCTCCACAATTAACGGACATCCAACAGCAGATGTAAATCGAGATCCTGGCGTAGAGCTATTAGAAAAAAACTGGCACGCTACCCAGCAGCAGCAAAAACAAGGGACTTTCCACACCTTGTTTCCCCATCTACGGCAGATGAACGTACCGCCGCAACACATCCAACGGTTGATCGACCAGTTAGATGTCAGATTAGTCTTCACGGCACATCCAACCGAGATCGTCCGCTCTACAATTCGCGATAAGCAAAGACGCTTAGCCAAGCTACTGCAACAGCTCGATCGGATTGAGGAAAGTACGGGCAGTATTGAAGGTGCTAATCCTTGGGAAGCAGAAGCCCTGCGGGAACAACTAACAGAAGAAATTCGCCTCTGGTGGCGCACTGACGAGTTACACCAGTTTAAGCCAGCAGTGTTAGATGAGGTAGAGTACGCCCTGCACTACTTCAAAGAAGTTTTGTTCGAGCAAATTCCCCTGCTGAACCACAGATTTAAACACGCTCTGGCAGCTGCCTTTCCCCGCTTGCGTCCGCCTAGTAATAACTTTTGCAAATTTGGTTCCTGGGTAGGATCGGATCGGGATGGTAACCCCTCAGTGACACCTCAAGTTACGTGGCAAACAGCTTGCTATCAGCGCCAGTTGGTATTGGAAAAATACATTCATTCAGTCAAGCGACTGACGAACTTATTGAGCATATCGCTGCACTGGAGCGATGTCCTGCCAGATTTATTAGAATCTCTGGAGCAGGATCGGTTGCAGATGAACGAAGTGTATGAAGCACTTGCCCTGCGGTATCGTCAAGAACCGTATCGGCTCAAGCTTGCCTACATTTTGAAGCGACTAGAAAATACATTCGAGCGTAACGCGCGCCTGTACAACAAGAATCTGCGCAAGCAAGAAATTCAAGAAGAAAACGTTACTACGGCAGTCTATAAATCTGGGCTTGACTTTCTCGCGGAATTACGACTAATTCAACGCAACCTGTCAGAGACAGGCTTAAACTGCCGAGAACTGGACAGTCTGATCTGCCAGGTGGAAATTTATGACTTTAACCTAGCTCACCTCGATATTCGCCAAGAATCTTCTCGCCACGCCCATGCTTTTAATGAAGTGTTGGAATATCTACAAATTCTGCCTCAGTCATATAACGAATTGTCAGAAGCAGAAAGAGTCAAGTGGTTGTCGGGAGAATTGCAGACTCGTCGTCCGTTGATTCCCGCCGAACTACCTTTTAGTGAAAAAACCAACGAAGCGATCGAAACTTTGCGCGTCGTGCGTTTGTTACAGCAAGAGTTTGGCGTGCAGGTTTGCCAGAGTTACATTATCAGCATGAGCCGCGATCTGAGCGATTTGCTAGAGGTGCTATTACTAGCTAAAGAAGCTGGACTTTACGATCCAGCAACAGGAATCGGCACGATCCAAGTCGTACCTTTATTTGAGACGGTAGAGGACTTGCAACGCGCCCCCAGCATCATGCAACAGCTATTCGAACTGACGTTTTATCGCGCTTTGTTGGCAGGAGGGTATGAAGCGATAAAAGGGGAGTCGGTAGAGGCGGGTTTAGAAACCCGCCCGTACGGGAGTCGGGAGCCGGGGAAGAGAGCTGAGGGAGCTGGGGGAGAGAATCACACAAACTCTACACCCATTGTTCACGCACCACTCACTACGCATCACGTATCACTCACTCCTCACTTACAAGAGGTGATGTTGGGTTACTCGGATAGCAACAAGGATTCTGGGTTTCTCAGCAGCAATTGGGAAATTCACAAAGCGCAAAAAGCACTCCAACAAGTTGCCGAACAGCATGGAGTCGATTTGAGAATTTTTCACGGACGCGGTGGCTCAGTAGGACGCGGTGGTGGTCCTGCATACGAGGCAATTTTGGCTCAACCCGGACATAGTATTAATGGCAGAATTAAGATTACCGAACAGGGTGAAGTTTTAGCCTCTAAATACTCGCTGCCAGAGTTGGCGCTTTACAATTTGGAAACAATTTCGACTGCCGTGATTCAGGCTAGCTTGTTACGCACGGGATTTGATAATATTCAACCGTGGAATGAAATATTAGAAGAGCTAGCAGCGCGATCGCGGCAACATTATCGCGCCCTGATCTACGAGCAACCAGATTTCATTGATTTTTTCCACCAAGTGACTCCGATTGATGAGATCAGCCAGCTGCAAATCAGCTCTCGCCCCGCCCGGCGACAAGGCGGAAAAAAAGATTTAAGTGGTTTGCGGGCAATTCCTTGGGTGTTTAGTTGGACGCAAAGCCGTTTTCTCTTACCTGCTTGGTATGGTGTCGGTGCGGCTTTGCAGGAATTTTTAAACGAGGAACCCGAGGAACACCTCAAATTGTTACGTTATTTCTACATGAAGTGGCCCTTCTTCAAAATGGCAATTTCTAAAGTAGAGATGACTCTGGCAAAAGTAGACATGCAAATCGCTCATCACTACGTCAAGGAGTTATCGAAACCCCAAGACTTAGAACGATTTGAGCGGCTATTCGAGCAAATTTTGCAAGAGTTTCACCTTACAACTGACTTAGTACTGAGTATTACAGGTCATAAACGCCTGCTCGATGGCGATCCAGTCCTACAGCAGTCCGTACAATTGCGAAGCGCGACGATTGTACCGTTAGGATTTTTACAGGTCTCATTGCTGAAGCGACTGCGGCAATACAGCAACCCGAGTACGACAGGTATCATCGATTCTCGCCATAGCAAAGGCGAATTATTGCGCGGTGCATTGTTAACTATCAATGGAATCGCGGCTGGGATGAGGAATACTGGCTAG
- a CDS encoding homospermidine biosynthesis protein: MSKLPSNKIDPAPMTADVSVVDLIDNYFTAYNSARLREICQLLSREVFREGVTVGLSLSGAMTPAGYGVSALAPLIRHGFIDWAISTGANLYHDMHYGLGFELYKGNPFVDDVKLRQEGTIRIYDIMFGYDVLLETDAFIRKILQAEPFQKRMGTAEFHYLLGKYIREVEKQVGVKHSCLLATAYECGVPIYTSSPGDSSIGMNVAALALEGSKLILDPSLDVNETAAIAYSARESEGKSAALILGGGSPKNFLLQTQPQLHEVLGLEERGHDYFIQFTDARPDTGGLSGATPSEAVSWGKIDPEELPSTVVCYTDSTIALPLVTAYVLNQCPQRPLKRLYDRREQILEQLRTDYLAAKTQPTDKIPAAVADAATEQPIATYPCGRVIPQHSS, translated from the coding sequence ATGTCAAAACTGCCCAGCAACAAAATCGATCCCGCGCCTATGACGGCAGATGTTAGCGTCGTGGATCTGATCGATAATTACTTTACGGCATATAACTCAGCAAGATTGCGGGAAATCTGCCAGTTGTTGAGTCGAGAAGTGTTTCGCGAGGGTGTCACTGTAGGCTTGAGCCTATCGGGAGCAATGACCCCTGCTGGATACGGAGTTTCTGCCTTAGCGCCTCTAATTCGACATGGTTTTATCGACTGGGCGATCAGTACTGGCGCGAATCTCTATCACGACATGCACTATGGGTTAGGTTTTGAACTGTATAAGGGTAATCCGTTTGTAGACGATGTGAAATTGCGTCAGGAAGGCACGATTCGCATTTATGACATTATGTTCGGTTATGACGTGCTGCTGGAAACGGATGCTTTCATTCGTAAGATTCTTCAAGCGGAACCTTTCCAAAAACGCATGGGAACGGCAGAATTCCACTACTTGCTGGGTAAATACATCCGTGAAGTTGAAAAGCAAGTTGGGGTAAAGCATTCTTGTTTACTGGCGACGGCTTATGAATGTGGCGTACCGATCTATACTTCTTCGCCTGGAGATAGTTCAATTGGCATGAACGTTGCAGCTTTGGCTTTGGAAGGCTCAAAATTAATTCTCGATCCGTCGCTGGATGTGAATGAGACAGCTGCGATCGCCTATTCTGCTAGAGAATCTGAAGGGAAAAGCGCGGCGTTAATCCTTGGTGGTGGTAGTCCCAAAAACTTCTTACTGCAAACCCAACCCCAACTTCACGAAGTACTAGGGTTGGAAGAACGGGGACACGATTACTTTATCCAGTTTACCGATGCGCGTCCCGATACTGGCGGTTTATCTGGAGCTACCCCCAGCGAAGCTGTCAGTTGGGGAAAAATCGATCCTGAAGAACTTCCCAGTACAGTTGTCTGTTATACCGACAGCACGATCGCCCTTCCCCTCGTTACCGCATACGTTCTCAACCAGTGTCCCCAGCGTCCCCTGAAACGCCTATACGATCGCCGCGAACAGATCCTAGAACAACTCCGCACCGATTACTTAGCTGCTAAAACTCAACCTACAGATAAGATTCCGGCTGCGGTGGCTGATGCTGCTACAGAACAACCGATTGCGACTTATCCCTGTGGAAGAGTAATTCCACAACATTCTTCGTGA